Genomic DNA from Nitratidesulfovibrio vulgaris str. Hildenborough:
GCGTCATGGCCTTCACCGGCTACGATGCGGTCTCCGGCACCAACAAGCCCAACACGGGCTTCAGCTGGATCATGCTGAAGCCGTGGGAAGAGCGCAAGGAGGAGTCGGAATCGTCATACTCGGTGGTGCAGCGCATCTTCAGGGAAGGTGCGGGCTATACCGAGGGCGTCGTCATCGCCTTCAACCCCCCGCCCATCTCGGGCATGAGCACCACGGGCGGCTTCGAGGTGTACCTGCAGAACCGTGGCACCGGCGACAGCAAGGAGCTTGCGGCCATGGTGCAGAAGTTCGTTGGCGCGGCCCAGAAGCGTCCTGAACTTGCAGGCGTCTCATCCACCTTCGGTGCCAATACCCCGCAGCTCTTCGTGGAACTCGACCGTAACCGCGCCAAGGCGCTGGGCGTGTCCATCAATGAGCTGTTCGCCACCATGCAGTCGACGTTCGGTACCTACTACGTCAACGACTTCAACAAGTTCGGACGTACGTTCATGGTCATGGTGCAGGCAGATGCCCAGTACCGCGACAACCCCGACGACCTCACGAAGGTGTACGTGCGCTCGAACAAGGGCGACATGATCCCGCTCGCCTCGCTCATCAAGGTGGAGCGCATCACGGGGACGGAAGTCGTTGAGCGCTTCAACGTGTTCCCCGCCGCGAAGATCGTGGGCGGCCCTGCCCCCGGCTACAGTTCGGGACAGGCTCTTGCTGTCATGGAGGAGCTCGCCGCCGAGGTGCTGCCCGCCGAGTATTCCCTCGGCTGGATCGGCTCGGCCTATCAGGAGCGCCTCACGGGCGGTACCTCGTTCATGGTGTTCGCCCTCGGCCTCGTGATGGTGTTCCTCATCCTCGCGGCGCAGTACGAGAAGTGGTCGTTGCCCCTGGCGGTCATCATGATCGTGCCCTTCGCCCTGTTCGGTGCCATGGCCGCCACATGGCTGCGTGGCCTCGACAACGACGTGTACCTGCAGGTCTCGCTGGTGACACTCATCGGCCTTGCGGCCAAGAACGCCATCCTCATCGTGGAATTCGCCATGATGCAGGTGCATGAGGGCAAGGGCATCGTCGAATCGGTGACCGAGGCGGCACGACTGCGCTTCAGGCCCATCATCATGACGTCCATGGCCTTCGTGCTGGGCTGCGTGCCGCTGGCCATCAGCTCGGGTGCTGGCGCGGCAGGACGGCACGCCATCGGTACCGGCATCATCGGCGGCATGCTGGCGGCGACCTTCATCGCCACCTTCTTCATTCCGCTGTTCTTTAGGCTTATCATGGAACTGAGCGCCCGTTTCACCGGCGGCCATCAGGCTTCCGGCGACGGGGAGGAGGCACGATGATACGGCGCATGACCGCGATGCTGCTTGGCGCCGCCCTGCTTTCGGGCTGCGCCATCGGCCCCGACTATCAGAGGCCCGGTATGGACCTGCCCTCCGCATGGCGTGCTGAAAGCGCCGATGCGGGCATGGTGGCGGGCGAGAAATGGTGGACGCTCTTCGGGGACGCCACACTCGACGCCCTTGAAGAGGAGGCGCTGGCGGCCAACGGCGACCTTGCCACGGCCATGGCCAACGTGGATGCTTCGCGGGCACAGCTCACCGTGGCGACATCGTACCTGCTGCCCTCCATCACCGGTCAGGGTTCGTCGGTACGCCAGCGCGGTTCGGAGCGTGGACAGAATCCGCCCGTCGAAGGCCGCGAGGTGACCGACCTGCACAAGGCTTCGGCCCTTGCCTCGTTCGAACTCGACCTGTGGGGCAAGTACCGCAGGGCGCATGAGGCCGCACGTGCCGGACTTCTCGGCACCGAGGCCGCCTATGCCACGGTGCGGCTTGCCGTGGTGTCGCAGGTGGCGCAGTCGTACTTCGGCTTGCGTGCCGCAGACAGGCAGCTCGACATCGCCCGCCAGACCCTCACCTCGCGTGAGGAGTCGCTCAAGATACGAGAAGCCCGCTTCAACTCGGGGCTCACCTCCGAGCTCGACTACCGGCAGGCACAGGCCGAGACGGCCTCCGCAAGAGCTTCCGTGCGGCAACTCGAACAGGCCGTGGCCGCTGCCGAGACGGCACTCTCGTCGCTGCTGGGACGCAGCCCGCGTGACATCGTCGAGCGCAGCCCCGAACGCGGTCTCGACATCGAGACCTTCGCCGTGCCGCCGCAGATTCCCGCCGGGTTGCCCGCCGGGCTTCTGGCCCGTCGTCCTGACGTGGCGCGCGCCGAGGCCGACCTGCATTATGCCACCGCCTCCATCGGCGTGGCCAAGGCCGACCTCCTGCCCGCCATCTCCCTGACGGGGCTCATGGGGTATGAGAGCATAGACCTCACCCGTCTCGTGTCCTCGTCATCGGGGACCTGGAGTTACGGGGCCAGCGCCACCATGCCGTTGCTCGACTTCGGGCGTACCCTCGCCAACATCGACATGGCCGACGCCAAGCAGCGTGCGGCACTCGCCGCCTATGAGCAGGCCGTGCGTGACGCCTTCCGCGAGACGCAGGACGCCCTCGTGGCCAATCGCAAGACGCGGCAGGTGGTGGATGCACAGGCCACGCAGGTGGCGGCGCTCGAGCGTTCGCTCACTCTCGCGCGACTCCGCTATGAGAACGGCTATTCCAGCTACCTCGAAGTGCTCGATGCGGAGCGCAGCCTCTTTCAGGCCCAACTGAACCTGGTAGAGGCCCGGCGCAACCAGCTGGATGCGGTGGTGCAGGTCTGCAAGTCGCTTGGCGGAGGATGGAAGGCCCCCGGCGAAGAGGGCGCGGATGCTACAGGGGCGGCAGAGGCCGCTTCCGGCGACGCCGATGACGCCGCCCCGCAGGGTGTTGCCCCCACCCCTCCCCGGACGGAGGGCTAATCGTGGGCCTTGACTATCCCTCCTGGCAGATGGTGGAGGAGAACCCCCGTGAAGGGTTCGGCATGACCGTCGGGGAAGTGGCCCGCCAGTGGCGCATCCTGCTGGATGCACGGTTGAAGCCGCTGGGGCTCTCCTTCTCACGGTGGGCCGTGCTGGTCACCCTGCATTTCGAGGGGCCCATGTCGCAGGTCGAGTTGGCACGCTACATAGGGGTCGAGGCTCCTTCGCTGGTGCGCCAGCTGGACAAGCTCGAAAAGGAAGGTCTGGTGCGTCGTGTCCAGCATCCCGCAGACAGACGCATCAAGGTCGTCGAGATAGACCCCAGGGCCTTCTCCATCTGCGAAAAGGTGCGCGCCATGGCGCTGCAGCTGCGCGACGAGGTGTTCGAAGGTATCGATGAACCCACCATCCGTGCAGCCCATCAGGCCTTGCTGACCATACGCGACCGCATGGCCCGTATGCAGGCATAGGACACATGATCGTATGCTTCAGGGGGTGCATCCCCCTTCAACCGACCGCCTCGCGGGGCGGCTTCATGACAACAGGAGATAGGATTCGATGCAGTTGAAAGAACTCGCCCGCCGTTTCGGTGTGGTGCTGGCGGCCTTCGGGCTTTCGTTCTCGCTCGTCGGCAGCGCAATGGCCGATGATTCCGTGCTGCGCTATGCCTATGGCGCTGACAGCGACCCCCTGAACATCACCGTCAACGGGCGTGCCGTGGGTGACGCCGAGGTGGGCAAGGGGAACTTCGGCATCACCGAGTACGGTGCGGGCATCGAGTACAAGTGGTTCAGCATGAGCTACAGCCGCGCCGACTACAACTGGAGCGACGTGGGCGGCCTGCCTTTCGGCAACGGTTCAGACGACCCGTGGGAAAGCCTCCAGACCCTCACCTTCGGTGCCAAGGCCGACGGCAGCTTCACCGACACCCTCGGGTGGTTCGCTGGCGGTACTGTCATCTCCGGTTTCGAAGAGGACATGGACGGGTCGTTCAGTCTCTTCTACCGCGGCGGCATCACCTATCGCTTCAGTGACGAATGGCGTGCCTCGCTGGGTCTCATGGGTATCGCCTCCCAGTTGAACCCCATGGCAGCCCCGGTCATCGGCCTCGACTGGCGTAGCCCCCGCGACCTCGGCTGGTCGGCGGGTCTCGGCATTCCGGCCACCTTCGTGAACTACCGCTTCAACGACTGGGCCGCACTGCGCGGGGCCGCCCGCTGGGACCGCAGCCAGCATCGCCTTGCCGACGACAGCCCCGTGTCCGAGAAGGGCTATGTGCAGCAGTCGTCGGTGACCACGGGTGTGTATCTCGACCTCAGCCCGCTTGAGCGTCTCACCGTCACCGTGGGTGCCGAATACTATCTCGACCGCGAGATGAAGCTTTACGACGAAGACCGCGACGAAATCGACACGTGGGACGTGGATAACGCCCTCGGTGGCGTGCTGCGCGTCCGCTACTCCTTCTGATTCCGAGAGGGTGGCTGCCCGCAAGGGCGGTTCCCATCCATATGTCCGGGGGGCCTTGTGCCCCCCGTGCCTGTTTCATGACCCCTTGGCGCGAAGGTTCGTGCCCGCCTTGCGGGCATCCTGTCCTGACGGGAGAGTCCGGCCGCAATGCCGACCGTCTCGTCATGCGGCGTCACCAAGGGGCCAGCCATCCTGCGGGCCTGTCGGGCCGGGATAGTACCACCATTCACCACAACGCAAGGAGGTGCTCCATGCGACATGTGTCGCAGCTGCTGTGCCTTGCGCTATGCAGCTTCTTGTTCGTTCTTTCGGGCACCATCCCTGCCGGGGCCATGGTCCCGGTGCGGGAGGCCGGAGCGTTGACGGGGCAGCCTCGGATACCACAGGGGCATCATGCTGCCGTACTCCGCACCGTGTCGCCATCCGTCCTGTCCGTAGCGAGGGGTGACGATAGCGCATGGCAGTCGCTGGAGGTGCCCGGCACCGAACGTCAGGGCGACCTCGCGGGCGGGGTGTCCTATTACCTGACCTACGACGTGCTCACGCCCGACGTCGCAAGTGACGTGTGGGCCGAACGCCCCGCAGCGCCCGCCCTGACCGTGGATGCCGGGGTCGTGGCGGCCTTCGGGCCGGACATGCGCCTGCAAGTGGGGGCCACGGCCCTGCTGGCACCCGTTGACGGTTCTGTGCTGCCTACCGCACTGTTGCACGTGGACTTCGGTGCGGACACGCTCACACTGGGCCTTCCGGAGAGTTCGTTCCGGCATGTGCTTGGCGACGGGCTTGCCCTTCGGCTATGCGCCAACCTGCGTTCCGGGTACGAGCCCGCATCCGCCAGCCCCACGGTCGTTCCGCGTGCCGACCGCGTCGCCCCCGGCATCGCCGCGGCATGGCTGGACTGGGACGTGGGGCGGGGGCTGCTGCTGACACTGGGGGCGGAGTACTTCTTCGCCACGGGTATGCCCCGGCTTGACGGGGCAGGAAGTCGTGCCCCAGCCGTCGATTCGGCAGGGGTCGGCGGGGTGCTTGGCGTACGACTGGTGTTCTGACGGCACTGCGGGTATGCGGAGTCGCGTTCACGACCGGTCGTCCGGCGCGACCGGGCATGGCGTGCGCAGGTCTGACCGGCTGGACGAAGGCCGCATGAGCCCGTAAGACACCGACCACCTCAAGGGCACCGCACGGCCCGCAGATATCCGCCGCTGTGGCGGCGTGACCAGAAACACGGACGGCCGAGGCCGTCTCGCAACCGCAGGAGTCATCATGCACGACGCACGTTTCGTGGAAAGGATGCTGGATGTCATCGAGCAGGACATCGTTCCCCTCACCGCCCACGGTGTCCGCATCGGCTGCAAGGTCTTCGGCGCGGCGGTGCTGCGGCGCGACGACCTCTCGCTGGTGCTGGCAGGCACCAACCATGAGGCCCTTTCCCCCCTGTGGCATGGCGAGATATGGACGATACGCCAGTTCTACGAGATGCAGGGACACCCCGACCCGGCGGATTGCGTCTTCCTGTCCACGCATCAGCCGTGCTGCATGTGCGCCTCGGCGCTGGCGTGGTCGGGTTTCCGCGAGGTCTACTACCTCTTCGGGTACGAGCATACGGGCGAGGACTTCAACATCCCCCACGACCAGCGCATGATACGCGAGATGTTCGGGTGCACCGAACCTGCGGCGGAGACGAGCTACACCACCAGCCGTTCGCTGGTGCAGATGATGGACGCCTTGCCGGAAGCCGCCTCGTTGCGAGCCCGGTTCGAACGTGTGCGGGCCACCTATGCCGCACTCTCCGACACCTATCAGCGGGGCGAGAAGCGCATGGTGCTGAAATAGGGACAAAGGAAGCCCGACGCCGTTGGCACCGTGAGAACCGTGGACGAAGTTGCGCCGTCGGTGCACGTGCGCAAGAGAACTCGTCTCCGCATCTTCCATGAAGAGCGGCAGGTTACGGCAACTGCGCCGGGATGCACGCGGCCTTTCGGCCAGGCCTTGCGGATTGAGAGTCAGCAAGCCGTGCCGTGGTCGAAGTATATGGCTACGGCAGCACCGACGCCTGAGACGAGAAGTACGGCAAGGAATGTCGAGAGAACGGGGGCGTCGGTGAGAAGCAGCCCGGAGAGGGTGTAGAGACCTTCCAGCATGGTGTCCTCCAGCGGTCCCCTTGTCGCCTTATGGCATGGGCGGCATGCCCTGTGCCACCTTTCGGCCCCCTCCCTGTTTGGTTCTTTGCCCGTGTCGGGGCCTTGGCGACCATGATGCCGTGCGGGCGTCTGGCTGGTGACGGGGCGTGGGCATCCGCGGGATTCCGGCATCCGGCGAGGTCATCCTGTCCCATCGGAAACGTGGCGCTCGGTCGGGCCTTTCGAGGGGTACCGCATATACACCATGAGCATCGCCTGTCGCAAACACGTGGCGACTGCGTGAACATTGCGTGACGGTGTGTCGATCTTCCGGGCCGCTGCCACGGCGCAGCCGCATACGGCACGCTGCGGATGTATCACCCGTGTTCGCCCGGACGTCGCTCACGCCTCTACGTCGTTTTCTTCCTGACTTCCGATTCGTTCCCTGCTTCAAACCTCGGGGGCCGCGTCTGACAATCTTCCCGCACTGGCGGTCGGCCTGTGCGTCGTGGCATCCGGGCCGGCTGCATACCGGCGGCCTTTTCAGGGCATGGGCAACACCCGGCCTTCAATCGATGCCCTTTCGCACCAGCGGCATGATACGGTCGAGTACGGCCTGTGCCAGCGTCGTCCGCAGCCCTGTCCCTTCTGCGATGCCGTGCCTGTCGGGCCTTCCGGAGGTCTCGGGCGTGTCGGGGGTGTTACCCCACGTCTCAGTCGGTGCCCCGGTCGTACAGGGGAGAGGTGCGTCCTCGAACGTGTAGCGCACCCGCAGGTGTGGGCGCGTCATGACGATGAGCCTTGCGAGGTCGACAGGCGTACCCGAAAGGACGAGGTCGCAGGGTGTGGCGGAGATGGTGTCGGCAAGGTCGCGCACCTGTTCCGGCGAATAGCCCATGGCGGGCAGGGCCCGGTCGAGGTGCGGATAGGCTTCGCGGGTGGCCCGTAGCGACGGTGCGGCATGGGGCCACGGGTCGACGGTCTGTGCTGCGCCGAAGACGCGTGCGGCCACGCTGGCGGCCCCGAAGGGCATGCCGCCATGGGTGAGGGTGGGGCCGTCCTCCACCACAAGGACGCGTTTGCCAGCGATGGCGTCGGGGGTGTCGACCGTCACGCGTGAGGCCCCTCCAAGCAGCAGGGCGCCGGGATTGGCGGCGGCTGCGTTGACGCAGACGCGGGCCACCTGTTCAGGTCTGGCATCGTCGGCCTTGTTCACCACCACGATGTGCGCCATGCGCAGGTTGGTCTCGCCCGGATGGTAGCCGACCTCATGACCGGGGCGCAGCGCGTCGCACAGGGTGATGTGCACGTCGGGCCGGAAGAATGGCGTGTCGTTGTTGCCGCCGTCCCAGATGATGACATCGGCCTCGGCTTCGGCTTGGGCGAGGATGCGTTCGTAGTCCACCCCGGCGTAGACCACCAGTCCGGCTTCGACGAGATGTTCATACTCTTCGCGTTCCTCGATGGTGCAGCGTGCGTCGTCCATGTCCTGTACGGAGGCGAAACGCTGCACCGCCTGCGCAGCGAGGTCGCCGTAGGGCATGGGATGCCGTACCACCACCACACGCAACCCCTCGTGCCGCAACGTGTCGGCCACGTGGCGCGTCACGGGCGACTTGCCGCACCCCGTGCGCACCGCGCACACGGCCACGACGGGCCGATGGGCGACCAGCATGGTGCGCGAGGGCGAGACCAGCGTGAAGTCGGCACCGCAGGCCAGCGCACGCGAAGCCTTGTGCATGACCTCCTCGTGGGAGACGTCGCTGTAGGCGAAGACCACTTCGTCGAGACGCACGCCGAGACAATAGGTGGAAAGTTCCTCTTCGGCGATGACGGGGATGCCCTCGGGGTAGGCGGGGCCCGCAAGCACCGCGGGGTAGTTGCGGCCCGCGATGTCGGGTATCTGCGCGGCTGTGAAGGCCAGCACCCTCACTTCGGGCGCGTGCCGGTAGAGCATGTTGAAATTGTGGAAGTCGCGCCCTGCCGCCCCCATGATGACCACGTTGCGCGGGCCCTCTTGGTGCCGGTCTCTACCGTGCAGGTCGGTAGCGCCTGGGGATTCCGGGGGTGTCGGCCTGCCGGTGACAATCGCAGCGTCCTTCATCAGCGTCTCCTTTCCGTTGCAATCGGCACACACGGGTGGAGT
This window encodes:
- a CDS encoding cyclic 2,3-diphosphoglycerate synthase gives rise to the protein MKDAAIVTGRPTPPESPGATDLHGRDRHQEGPRNVVIMGAAGRDFHNFNMLYRHAPEVRVLAFTAAQIPDIAGRNYPAVLAGPAYPEGIPVIAEEELSTYCLGVRLDEVVFAYSDVSHEEVMHKASRALACGADFTLVSPSRTMLVAHRPVVAVCAVRTGCGKSPVTRHVADTLRHEGLRVVVVRHPMPYGDLAAQAVQRFASVQDMDDARCTIEEREEYEHLVEAGLVVYAGVDYERILAQAEAEADVIIWDGGNNDTPFFRPDVHITLCDALRPGHEVGYHPGETNLRMAHIVVVNKADDARPEQVARVCVNAAAANPGALLLGGASRVTVDTPDAIAGKRVLVVEDGPTLTHGGMPFGAASVAARVFGAAQTVDPWPHAAPSLRATREAYPHLDRALPAMGYSPEQVRDLADTISATPCDLVLSGTPVDLARLIVMTRPHLRVRYTFEDAPLPCTTGAPTETWGNTPDTPETSGRPDRHGIAEGTGLRTTLAQAVLDRIMPLVRKGID
- a CDS encoding MarR family winged helix-turn-helix transcriptional regulator, which gives rise to MGLDYPSWQMVEENPREGFGMTVGEVARQWRILLDARLKPLGLSFSRWAVLVTLHFEGPMSQVELARYIGVEAPSLVRQLDKLEKEGLVRRVQHPADRRIKVVEIDPRAFSICEKVRAMALQLRDEVFEGIDEPTIRAAHQALLTIRDRMARMQA
- a CDS encoding nucleoside deaminase translates to MHDARFVERMLDVIEQDIVPLTAHGVRIGCKVFGAAVLRRDDLSLVLAGTNHEALSPLWHGEIWTIRQFYEMQGHPDPADCVFLSTHQPCCMCASALAWSGFREVYYLFGYEHTGEDFNIPHDQRMIREMFGCTEPAAETSYTTSRSLVQMMDALPEAASLRARFERVRATYAALSDTYQRGEKRMVLK
- a CDS encoding efflux transporter outer membrane subunit, translating into MIRRMTAMLLGAALLSGCAIGPDYQRPGMDLPSAWRAESADAGMVAGEKWWTLFGDATLDALEEEALAANGDLATAMANVDASRAQLTVATSYLLPSITGQGSSVRQRGSERGQNPPVEGREVTDLHKASALASFELDLWGKYRRAHEAARAGLLGTEAAYATVRLAVVSQVAQSYFGLRAADRQLDIARQTLTSREESLKIREARFNSGLTSELDYRQAQAETASARASVRQLEQAVAAAETALSSLLGRSPRDIVERSPERGLDIETFAVPPQIPAGLPAGLLARRPDVARAEADLHYATASIGVAKADLLPAISLTGLMGYESIDLTRLVSSSSGTWSYGASATMPLLDFGRTLANIDMADAKQRAALAAYEQAVRDAFRETQDALVANRKTRQVVDAQATQVAALERSLTLARLRYENGYSSYLEVLDAERSLFQAQLNLVEARRNQLDAVVQVCKSLGGGWKAPGEEGADATGAAEAASGDADDAAPQGVAPTPPRTEG